One segment of Sinorhizobium mexicanum DNA contains the following:
- a CDS encoding AraC family transcriptional regulator, translating to MSNIRLLDLAGEPIWRISRQDLDKLMTTLDVTFVSLSECALAAGAHLAVARAAASTIHYCLRGAGFILLDDETPIRLTPHTLVIVPPGRAMTITATEHPTAPRNAGKHNNGCFTPGSSQRHTVGDGSPTLVLACGSFRANYGPALDLFASLVTPIVETFDVHDQLDQVIAYAMAELAAQDVGGGPISAALLKVVLLALLRRCLVSTNAWVERFSILSDPPIARAFAEMASRPSVPHTVQSLSHAVGLSRSAFMARFSAAFGESPMSLLRRVRMRRAADLLAANALSIDQVALKAGYQSRSSFTRTFRRYYGSDPSKYRARAQRTLFSSVAPAEDAIKESRAA from the coding sequence ATGAGCAACATACGGCTTCTGGACTTGGCAGGCGAGCCGATCTGGCGTATATCGCGACAAGACCTCGACAAGTTGATGACCACTTTGGACGTCACCTTCGTCAGCCTGTCGGAGTGCGCGCTTGCGGCGGGTGCCCACTTGGCGGTTGCCCGCGCGGCAGCCTCCACCATCCACTACTGCCTTCGAGGCGCCGGGTTCATCCTCCTTGACGATGAAACGCCCATACGCCTGACACCGCACACGTTGGTGATCGTCCCGCCTGGGCGGGCGATGACGATCACCGCGACTGAGCACCCGACCGCGCCGCGGAACGCCGGCAAGCACAACAACGGCTGCTTCACACCGGGGTCGTCGCAGCGGCACACCGTCGGGGACGGCTCGCCGACACTGGTGCTTGCGTGCGGGTCGTTCCGAGCCAACTACGGTCCGGCGCTCGACTTGTTCGCCTCCCTTGTAACGCCCATCGTCGAGACGTTCGACGTGCACGACCAGCTCGACCAGGTGATAGCCTACGCAATGGCCGAGCTCGCAGCCCAAGACGTTGGCGGAGGGCCGATTTCGGCGGCGCTGCTGAAAGTCGTTCTGCTCGCATTGCTACGGCGCTGCCTGGTCTCGACGAACGCGTGGGTGGAGCGCTTTTCGATCTTGAGCGATCCGCCGATCGCACGGGCTTTCGCCGAGATGGCCTCGCGCCCGTCCGTGCCGCACACCGTCCAGAGCCTGTCGCACGCCGTCGGTCTCAGCCGCTCAGCTTTCATGGCGCGGTTTTCCGCCGCCTTCGGAGAGTCCCCGATGTCATTGCTCCGCCGCGTGAGGATGCGCCGCGCAGCAGACCTGCTCGCAGCCAACGCGCTGTCTATCGACCAGGTCGCCTTGAAAGCCGGCTACCAGAGCCGGAGCAGCTTCACGCGCACTTTCCGCAGGTACTACGGTAGCGACCCGTCAAAATACCGTGCCAGGGCGCAGCGCACCCTGTTCTCAAGTGTCGCACCGGCCGAAGATGCGATCAAGGAATCCCGTGCAGCCTGA
- the yghU gene encoding glutathione-dependent disulfide-bond oxidoreductase — protein sequence MSDSSEYIPPKVWTWEKASGGTFSNINRPIAGATHEKELPVGKHPLQLYSQGTPNGQKVTIMLEELLALGHGGAEYDAWLIRIGEGDQFSSGFVEINPNSKIPALVDRSEPTPIRVFESGAILVYLAEKFGAFLPTDRPARAETFSWLFWQMGSAPFLGGGFGHFYAYAPTKLEYPINRYAMEAKRQLDVLDRRLADNEFVAGADYTIADMAIWPWYGGLVKGWQYDAAEFLSVQDYANVVRWADQIFARPAVARGRKVNRTSGTPSSQLHERHDASDFNIRTQDKLLGEQA from the coding sequence ATGAGCGATAGCAGCGAGTATATCCCACCCAAGGTCTGGACCTGGGAGAAGGCCAGCGGCGGCACCTTCTCCAACATCAATCGGCCGATCGCCGGCGCGACCCACGAGAAGGAACTACCCGTGGGCAAGCACCCCCTGCAGCTCTATTCGCAAGGAACGCCGAACGGCCAGAAGGTCACGATCATGCTGGAGGAACTGCTGGCGCTTGGCCACGGTGGCGCCGAATATGATGCCTGGCTGATCAGAATCGGCGAAGGCGACCAGTTCAGCTCCGGGTTCGTCGAGATCAATCCGAACTCCAAGATTCCGGCGCTTGTGGACCGCAGCGAGCCGACGCCAATCCGAGTCTTCGAATCCGGCGCTATCCTCGTGTACCTCGCCGAAAAGTTCGGTGCGTTCCTGCCGACGGATCGCCCGGCCCGCGCTGAAACGTTCTCCTGGCTGTTCTGGCAGATGGGTTCGGCGCCCTTCCTTGGCGGCGGCTTCGGCCATTTCTATGCCTATGCGCCGACCAAGCTCGAATACCCTATCAACCGCTATGCCATGGAGGCTAAGCGCCAGCTCGACGTGCTCGATCGCCGATTAGCCGACAACGAGTTCGTCGCCGGCGCCGACTACACCATCGCCGACATGGCGATCTGGCCCTGGTACGGCGGGCTCGTGAAGGGCTGGCAGTACGATGCGGCAGAGTTTCTGTCTGTGCAGGATTACGCAAACGTTGTCCGCTGGGCCGACCAGATCTTTGCCCGGCCCGCCGTCGCACGTGGTCGAAAGGTCAATCGCACGAGCGGCACCCCGTCGAGCCAGCTACATGAACGGCACGACGCCAGCGATTTCAATATCAGAACGCAAGACAAGCTCTTGGGAGAACAGGCATGA
- a CDS encoding response regulator transcription factor — translation MMKKLLVSVVDDDRFFRESLQRLMRSLGYTVEGFPSAADFLASPRLTETACLIADINMPAMTGLELYRHLVDAERRIPTILVTAYPHDADRARALNNGVVCYLRKPVDEDDLKRCVSAVLTAGGTKAGDS, via the coding sequence ATGATGAAGAAGTTATTGGTTTCAGTCGTTGACGATGATCGATTCTTTCGCGAGTCCCTGCAAAGGCTCATGAGGTCGTTGGGCTACACCGTCGAGGGTTTTCCGTCAGCAGCCGATTTCCTCGCATCGCCTCGCCTCACGGAAACGGCTTGCCTCATCGCCGACATCAACATGCCTGCCATGACCGGGCTCGAACTGTACCGACACCTTGTCGATGCGGAGCGAAGGATTCCGACAATCCTCGTGACAGCCTACCCCCACGATGCCGATCGGGCCCGCGCACTGAACAATGGTGTCGTCTGCTATCTGCGCAAGCCAGTGGATGAGGACGATCTCAAGAGGTGTGTTAGCGCAGTGCTTACGGCGGGTGGAACGAAAGCAGGAGATTCATGA
- a CDS encoding sensor histidine kinase, which translates to MHAEEALSRFRQMQSDFAHMNRVSTMGELAASLSHEITQPIASARNNARAAQNFLDIQPPDLGEVREALACVVGDADRAGAIIDRIRKQMKKAPPRKECFDLNAAIDEVIALARSVTTEKAVSVQTRFANGLRLVEGDRVQLQQVILNLILNAVEAIEAVEMGQRKLLISTEQDGTEIVVAVRDTGPGIDPEQLERVFEAFYTTKPSGTGMGLSICRSIIDAHGGRLWAEPNEPRGAVFQFTLPGAEARS; encoded by the coding sequence ATGCATGCCGAAGAGGCGCTGTCGCGATTTCGGCAGATGCAATCGGATTTCGCTCACATGAACCGGGTAAGCACGATGGGAGAATTGGCTGCCTCGCTGTCTCACGAAATCACGCAACCGATCGCCAGTGCTCGGAACAATGCCCGCGCAGCCCAGAATTTTCTTGACATACAGCCGCCAGACTTGGGCGAGGTCAGGGAAGCGCTTGCCTGCGTTGTCGGTGATGCCGATCGAGCAGGGGCCATCATCGACCGCATTCGCAAGCAAATGAAGAAGGCGCCGCCGAGAAAAGAGTGCTTTGATCTCAACGCTGCCATCGATGAAGTGATCGCATTAGCGCGAAGCGTAACCACCGAAAAAGCGGTTTCGGTCCAGACCCGGTTTGCCAACGGGTTGCGTCTCGTCGAGGGGGATCGGGTTCAACTACAGCAAGTCATCCTCAACCTGATCCTGAACGCAGTCGAAGCAATCGAGGCGGTCGAGATGGGGCAACGAAAGCTGTTGATCAGCACCGAACAAGACGGCACCGAAATCGTCGTGGCAGTCCGCGACACCGGGCCAGGGATCGATCCGGAGCAGTTGGAGCGCGTTTTCGAGGCGTTCTATACCACCAAGCCCAGCGGAACCGGGATGGGCTTGTCGATATGCCGGTCCATCATCGATGCCCACGGGGGTCGGCTGTGGGCGGAGCCAAACGAGCCTCGCGGCGCTGTATTTCAGTTCACCTTGCCTGGCGCAGAAGCGAGATCATGA
- a CDS encoding glutathione S-transferase family protein gives MIRFYFHPTPNPAKVALFLEEAELPYEAVPVDTSKGEQHLTAFRAINPNGKVPAIVDTEGPGGKEARVFDSTAILIYLAEKTGKFLGAPEDRPELLSWLLFIASGLGPFSGQAVHFQFAAPEGLDYAVNRYRREAERHYQVLNDHLEDRNYIVGETYTIADISAWGWLDRASRVRKGADDPLAPFPNLKRLFETVDARPAVARARDIGKGHPFKQVNDEETKRALFPSNFPPAA, from the coding sequence ATGATCCGCTTCTATTTCCACCCGACGCCCAATCCAGCGAAGGTTGCCCTCTTTCTGGAGGAAGCAGAGCTCCCCTACGAGGCCGTGCCGGTCGACACCAGCAAGGGCGAGCAGCACCTGACGGCGTTTCGTGCCATCAATCCGAACGGCAAGGTTCCGGCAATCGTGGACACGGAAGGTCCTGGCGGCAAGGAGGCACGCGTCTTCGATTCGACGGCGATCCTGATCTATCTCGCCGAAAAAACCGGGAAGTTTCTGGGCGCGCCCGAAGACCGACCCGAGTTGCTATCCTGGCTCCTGTTCATCGCCTCTGGCCTCGGCCCGTTCTCAGGCCAGGCCGTGCATTTCCAGTTCGCGGCACCCGAGGGACTTGATTATGCGGTGAATCGCTACCGCCGCGAGGCGGAGCGCCATTACCAGGTCTTGAACGACCATCTCGAGGATCGGAACTACATCGTCGGCGAGACCTACACCATCGCCGACATTTCGGCCTGGGGTTGGCTCGACCGCGCTTCGCGTGTGAGGAAGGGCGCCGACGATCCGCTCGCGCCGTTCCCGAACCTCAAGCGCCTGTTCGAGACAGTCGATGCCCGACCTGCCGTGGCTCGTGCGCGTGACATCGGCAAAGGCCATCCCTTCAAGCAGGTCAATGACGAGGAGACCAAGCGCGCGCTCTTCCCGTCGAATTTCCCGCCTGCAGCGTAG